Proteins encoded in a region of the Fundulus heteroclitus isolate FHET01 chromosome 2, MU-UCD_Fhet_4.1, whole genome shotgun sequence genome:
- the LOC105917506 gene encoding uncharacterized protein LOC105917506 isoform X8 yields the protein MPPRSTLTPWIENLILSYGSRDEAGSGSTGGLLRAHVITVGQMTESQARDFDGPTGLIFLSDGLLQIPAVLTASAWERLQELEERECFRSLLNTTVLMRDYRLQFHMDPEVSRCRFFLSVGELATHSAGPVRDCTPCCTSLESVRTKIWRTWRSLLGQDCSQQPCSPDELDLTELLEEWQQDVLQTLLQDVRERLAALRRPQPSTSGRSPSLSCCRSAAATGWDADRVRYRGEPSFSVPASCLLIPEEDARRLEAETGGSGQTAGADASSAEHAQSQMPEPAVGQTEQDAGGGMMSDPGGPVGGMDPGGSGGPGGPGGGMMSDPGGRMDPGGSGRWMVSDPGGGMTSVPGGPGDPGGGMDPGGPGGGIMSDPGGRMDPGGSGRWMTSVPGGSGERSPPLLEDAAPLPDLTAGLLSNPWDMFPPPGVSSSTSDSSPEPTPTLPCSQPDPVAVATSTQLPVQTPTAPASCSTGPTPPEPPASEVTESAVLENHGRPKRKLCDVTAEEPDLRGSPPSWLLGSRSGESSANEDEGGPSGSVPRRTPSVHGDGTPFSYSYRVLGQNLEDVSRFGVATSLLHWALRYLLTPEPAEHPQSVD from the exons atgCCTCCTAGGAGCACGCTGACTCCTTGGATCGAGAACCTGATCCTGAGCTACGGGAGCCGGGATGAGGCGGGCAGCGGCAGCACCGGCGGCCTTCTGCGGGCTCACGTCATCACCGTGGGTCAGATGACGGAGTCCCAGGCCCGGGACTTCGACGGTCCCACGGGGCTGATCTTCCTGTCGGACGGACTGCTCCAGATTCCCGCCGTGCTCACCGCCTCCGCCTGGGAGCGCCtccaggagctggaggagcggGAGTGCTTCCGCAGCCTCCTCAACACCACCGTGCTCATGCGGGACTACCGGCTGCAGTTCCACATGGACCCGGAAGTGAGCAGGTGCCGGTTCTTCTTGTCGGTGGGCGAGCTGGCCACGCACTCGGCAGGTCCGGTCAGAGACTGCACGCCCTGCTGCACCAGCCTGGAGTCCGTCAGGACGAAGATCTGGAGAACGTGGAGGTCCCTGCTGGGCCAGGACTGCTCGCAGCAGCCGTGTAGCCCGGATGAACTGGACCTGACCGAGCTGCTGGAGGAGTGGCAGCAGGACGTCCTGCAGACGCTGCTGCAGGACGTCAGGGAGAGGCTGGCGGCTCTGCGGAGACCCCAGCCCTCCACCTCTGGCCGCAGCccgtctctgagctgctgccgCTCCGCCGCCGCCACGGGCTGGGACGCGGACCGGGTCCGGTACAGAGGAGAGCCGAGCTTCAGCGTGCCGGCGAGTTGTCTCCTCATCCCGGAGGAAGACGCTCGGCGGCTGGAAGCGGAAACCGGAGGCAGTGGTCAGACTGCGGGGGCGGACGCTTCTTCTGCTGAGCATGCGCAATCGCAGATGCCTGAACCTGCAGTTGGACAGACGGAGCAGGATGCAGGTGGAGGGATGATGTCTGATCCAGGTGGTCCAGTTGGAGGGATGGATCCAG GTGGTTCAGGTGGTCCAGGTGGTCCAGGTGGAGGGATGATGTCTGACCCAGGTGGAAGGATGGATCCAGGTGGTTCAGGTAGATGGATGGTGTCTGATCCAGGTGGAGGGATGACGTCCGTTCCAGGTGGTCCAGGTGATCCAGGTGGAGGGATGGATCCAGGTGGTCCAGGTGGAGGGATAATGTCTGATCCAGGTGGAAGGATGGATCCAGGTGGTTCAGGTAGATGGATGACGTCCGTTCCAGGTGGTTCAGGGGAGCGCTCTCCTCCTCTGTTGGAGGACGCCGCTCCTCTTCCGGACCTCACCGCCGGCCTCCTCTCCAACCCTTGGGACATGTTCCCCCCTCCGGGCGTCTCCTCCTCGACCTCCGACTCCTCTCCAGAACCCACTCCCACCCTGCCTTGCTCGCAGCCTGACCCCGTTGCCGTGGCGACAAGCACCCAGCTCCCCGTCCAAACCCCCACGGCGCCGGCCTCCTGCTCGACCGGCCCGACCCCACCAGAGCCTCCCGCCTCCGAAGTGACGGAGTCGGCCGTCCTGGAAAACCACGGGAGGCCCAAGAGGAAGCTGTGTGACGTCACGGCGGAGGAGCCGGACCTCCGCGGGAGTCCTCCGTCCTGGCTCCTGGGCTCCCGTAGCGGAGAAAGCTCCGCAAACGAGGACGAAGGCGGTCCGAGCGGATCCGTGCCGAGAAGGACCCCGAGCGTCCACGGCGACGGGACGCCGTTCTCGTACTCATACCGGGTTCTGGGCCAGAACCTGGAGGACGTCAGCCGGTTCGGAGTGGCTACGTCGCTGCTGCACTGGGCTCTGAGGTACCTGTTAACCCCGGAGCCCGCAGAGCATCCTCAGAGCGTCGACTGA
- the LOC105917506 gene encoding collagen alpha-2(I) chain isoform X6, whose translation MPPRSTLTPWIENLILSYGSRDEAGSGSTGGLLRAHVITVGQMTESQARDFDGPTGLIFLSDGLLQIPAVLTASAWERLQELEERECFRSLLNTTVLMRDYRLQFHMDPEVSRCRFFLSVGELATHSAGPVRDCTPCCTSLESVRTKIWRTWRSLLGQDCSQQPCSPDELDLTELLEEWQQDVLQTLLQDVRERLAALRRPQPSTSGRSPSLSCCRSAAATGWDADRVRYRGEPSFSVPASCLLIPEEDARRLEAETGGSGQTAGADASSAEHAQSQMPEPAVGQTEQDAGGGMMSDPGGPGGGMDPGGSGGPGGPGGGMMSDPGGRMDPGGSGRWMVSDPGGGMTSVPGGPGDPGGGMDPGGPGGGIMSDPGGRMDPGGSGRWMTSVPGGSGERSPPLLEDAAPLPDLTAGLLSNPWDMFPPPGVSSSTSDSSPEPTPTLPCSQPDPVAVATSTQLPVQTPTAPASCSTGPTPPEPPASEVTESAVLENHGRPKRKLCDVTAEEPDLRGSPPSWLLGSRSGESSANEDEGGPSGSVPRRTPSVHGDGTPFSYSYRVLGQNLEDVSRFGVATSLLHWALRYLLTPEPAEHPQSVD comes from the exons atgCCTCCTAGGAGCACGCTGACTCCTTGGATCGAGAACCTGATCCTGAGCTACGGGAGCCGGGATGAGGCGGGCAGCGGCAGCACCGGCGGCCTTCTGCGGGCTCACGTCATCACCGTGGGTCAGATGACGGAGTCCCAGGCCCGGGACTTCGACGGTCCCACGGGGCTGATCTTCCTGTCGGACGGACTGCTCCAGATTCCCGCCGTGCTCACCGCCTCCGCCTGGGAGCGCCtccaggagctggaggagcggGAGTGCTTCCGCAGCCTCCTCAACACCACCGTGCTCATGCGGGACTACCGGCTGCAGTTCCACATGGACCCGGAAGTGAGCAGGTGCCGGTTCTTCTTGTCGGTGGGCGAGCTGGCCACGCACTCGGCAGGTCCGGTCAGAGACTGCACGCCCTGCTGCACCAGCCTGGAGTCCGTCAGGACGAAGATCTGGAGAACGTGGAGGTCCCTGCTGGGCCAGGACTGCTCGCAGCAGCCGTGTAGCCCGGATGAACTGGACCTGACCGAGCTGCTGGAGGAGTGGCAGCAGGACGTCCTGCAGACGCTGCTGCAGGACGTCAGGGAGAGGCTGGCGGCTCTGCGGAGACCCCAGCCCTCCACCTCTGGCCGCAGCccgtctctgagctgctgccgCTCCGCCGCCGCCACGGGCTGGGACGCGGACCGGGTCCGGTACAGAGGAGAGCCGAGCTTCAGCGTGCCGGCGAGTTGTCTCCTCATCCCGGAGGAAGACGCTCGGCGGCTGGAAGCGGAAACCGGAGGCAGTGGTCAGACTGCGGGGGCGGACGCTTCTTCTGCTGAGCATGCGCAATCGCAGATGCCTGAACCTGCAGTTGGACAGACGGAGCAGGATGCAGGTGGAGGGATGATGTCTGATCCAG GTGGTCCAGGTGGAGGGATGGATCCAGGTGGTTCAGGTGGTCCAGGTGGTCCAGGTGGAGGGATGATGTCTGACCCAGGTGGAAGGATGGATCCAGGTGGTTCAGGTAGATGGATGGTGTCTGATCCAGGTGGAGGGATGACGTCCGTTCCAGGTGGTCCAGGTGATCCAGGTGGAGGGATGGATCCAGGTGGTCCAGGTGGAGGGATAATGTCTGATCCAGGTGGAAGGATGGATCCAGGTGGTTCAGGTAGATGGATGACGTCCGTTCCAGGTGGTTCAGGGGAGCGCTCTCCTCCTCTGTTGGAGGACGCCGCTCCTCTTCCGGACCTCACCGCCGGCCTCCTCTCCAACCCTTGGGACATGTTCCCCCCTCCGGGCGTCTCCTCCTCGACCTCCGACTCCTCTCCAGAACCCACTCCCACCCTGCCTTGCTCGCAGCCTGACCCCGTTGCCGTGGCGACAAGCACCCAGCTCCCCGTCCAAACCCCCACGGCGCCGGCCTCCTGCTCGACCGGCCCGACCCCACCAGAGCCTCCCGCCTCCGAAGTGACGGAGTCGGCCGTCCTGGAAAACCACGGGAGGCCCAAGAGGAAGCTGTGTGACGTCACGGCGGAGGAGCCGGACCTCCGCGGGAGTCCTCCGTCCTGGCTCCTGGGCTCCCGTAGCGGAGAAAGCTCCGCAAACGAGGACGAAGGCGGTCCGAGCGGATCCGTGCCGAGAAGGACCCCGAGCGTCCACGGCGACGGGACGCCGTTCTCGTACTCATACCGGGTTCTGGGCCAGAACCTGGAGGACGTCAGCCGGTTCGGAGTGGCTACGTCGCTGCTGCACTGGGCTCTGAGGTACCTGTTAACCCCGGAGCCCGCAGAGCATCCTCAGAGCGTCGACTGA
- the LOC105917506 gene encoding splicing factor 1 isoform X10, with protein MPPRSTLTPWIENLILSYGSRDEAGSGSTGGLLRAHVITVGQMTESQARDFDGPTGLIFLSDGLLQIPAVLTASAWERLQELEERECFRSLLNTTVLMRDYRLQFHMDPEVSRCRFFLSVGELATHSAGPVRDCTPCCTSLESVRTKIWRTWRSLLGQDCSQQPCSPDELDLTELLEEWQQDVLQTLLQDVRERLAALRRPQPSTSGRSPSLSCCRSAAATGWDADRVRYRGEPSFSVPASCLLIPEEDARRLEAETGGSGQTAGADASSAEHAQSQMPEPAVGQTEQDAGGGMMSDPGGPVGGMDPGGSGGPGGGMMSDPGGRMDPGGSGRWMVSDPGGGMTSVPGGPGDPGGGMDPGGPGGGIMSDPGGRMDPGGSGRWMTSVPGGSGERSPPLLEDAAPLPDLTAGLLSNPWDMFPPPGVSSSTSDSSPEPTPTLPCSQPDPVAVATSTQLPVQTPTAPASCSTGPTPPEPPASEVTESAVLENHGRPKRKLCDVTAEEPDLRGSPPSWLLGSRSGESSANEDEGGPSGSVPRRTPSVHGDGTPFSYSYRVLGQNLEDVSRFGVATSLLHWALRYLLTPEPAEHPQSVD; from the exons atgCCTCCTAGGAGCACGCTGACTCCTTGGATCGAGAACCTGATCCTGAGCTACGGGAGCCGGGATGAGGCGGGCAGCGGCAGCACCGGCGGCCTTCTGCGGGCTCACGTCATCACCGTGGGTCAGATGACGGAGTCCCAGGCCCGGGACTTCGACGGTCCCACGGGGCTGATCTTCCTGTCGGACGGACTGCTCCAGATTCCCGCCGTGCTCACCGCCTCCGCCTGGGAGCGCCtccaggagctggaggagcggGAGTGCTTCCGCAGCCTCCTCAACACCACCGTGCTCATGCGGGACTACCGGCTGCAGTTCCACATGGACCCGGAAGTGAGCAGGTGCCGGTTCTTCTTGTCGGTGGGCGAGCTGGCCACGCACTCGGCAGGTCCGGTCAGAGACTGCACGCCCTGCTGCACCAGCCTGGAGTCCGTCAGGACGAAGATCTGGAGAACGTGGAGGTCCCTGCTGGGCCAGGACTGCTCGCAGCAGCCGTGTAGCCCGGATGAACTGGACCTGACCGAGCTGCTGGAGGAGTGGCAGCAGGACGTCCTGCAGACGCTGCTGCAGGACGTCAGGGAGAGGCTGGCGGCTCTGCGGAGACCCCAGCCCTCCACCTCTGGCCGCAGCccgtctctgagctgctgccgCTCCGCCGCCGCCACGGGCTGGGACGCGGACCGGGTCCGGTACAGAGGAGAGCCGAGCTTCAGCGTGCCGGCGAGTTGTCTCCTCATCCCGGAGGAAGACGCTCGGCGGCTGGAAGCGGAAACCGGAGGCAGTGGTCAGACTGCGGGGGCGGACGCTTCTTCTGCTGAGCATGCGCAATCGCAGATGCCTGAACCTGCAGTTGGACAGACGGAGCAGGATGCAGGTGGAGGGATGATGTCTGATCCAGGTGGTCCAGTTGGAGGGATGGATCCAGGTGGTTCAGGTGGTCCAG GTGGAGGGATGATGTCTGACCCAGGTGGAAGGATGGATCCAGGTGGTTCAGGTAGATGGATGGTGTCTGATCCAGGTGGAGGGATGACGTCCGTTCCAGGTGGTCCAGGTGATCCAGGTGGAGGGATGGATCCAGGTGGTCCAGGTGGAGGGATAATGTCTGATCCAGGTGGAAGGATGGATCCAGGTGGTTCAGGTAGATGGATGACGTCCGTTCCAGGTGGTTCAGGGGAGCGCTCTCCTCCTCTGTTGGAGGACGCCGCTCCTCTTCCGGACCTCACCGCCGGCCTCCTCTCCAACCCTTGGGACATGTTCCCCCCTCCGGGCGTCTCCTCCTCGACCTCCGACTCCTCTCCAGAACCCACTCCCACCCTGCCTTGCTCGCAGCCTGACCCCGTTGCCGTGGCGACAAGCACCCAGCTCCCCGTCCAAACCCCCACGGCGCCGGCCTCCTGCTCGACCGGCCCGACCCCACCAGAGCCTCCCGCCTCCGAAGTGACGGAGTCGGCCGTCCTGGAAAACCACGGGAGGCCCAAGAGGAAGCTGTGTGACGTCACGGCGGAGGAGCCGGACCTCCGCGGGAGTCCTCCGTCCTGGCTCCTGGGCTCCCGTAGCGGAGAAAGCTCCGCAAACGAGGACGAAGGCGGTCCGAGCGGATCCGTGCCGAGAAGGACCCCGAGCGTCCACGGCGACGGGACGCCGTTCTCGTACTCATACCGGGTTCTGGGCCAGAACCTGGAGGACGTCAGCCGGTTCGGAGTGGCTACGTCGCTGCTGCACTGGGCTCTGAGGTACCTGTTAACCCCGGAGCCCGCAGAGCATCCTCAGAGCGTCGACTGA
- the LOC105917506 gene encoding splicing factor 1 isoform X4, whose amino-acid sequence MPPRSTLTPWIENLILSYGSRDEAGSGSTGGLLRAHVITVGQMTESQARDFDGPTGLIFLSDGLLQIPAVLTASAWERLQELEERECFRSLLNTTVLMRDYRLQFHMDPEVSRCRFFLSVGELATHSAGPVRDCTPCCTSLESVRTKIWRTWRSLLGQDCSQQPCSPDELDLTELLEEWQQDVLQTLLQDVRERLAALRRPQPSTSGRSPSLSCCRSAAATGWDADRVRYRGEPSFSVPASCLLIPEEDARRLEAETGGSGQTAGADASSAEHAQSQMPEPAVGQTEQDAGGGMMSDPGGPVGGMDPGGSGGPGGPGGGMDPGGSGGPGGPGGGMMSDPGGRMDPGGSGRWMVSDPGGGMTSVPGGPGDPGGGMDPGGPGGGIMSDPGGRMDPGGSGRWMTSVPGGSGERSPPLLEDAAPLPDLTAGLLSNPWDMFPPPGVSSSTSDSSPEPTPTLPCSQPDPVAVATSTQLPVQTPTAPASCSTGPTPPEPPASEVTESAVLENHGRPKRKLCDVTAEEPDLRGSPPSWLLGSRSGESSANEDEGGPSGSVPRRTPSVHGDGTPFSYSYRVLGQNLEDVSRFGVATSLLHWALRYLLTPEPAEHPQSVD is encoded by the exons atgCCTCCTAGGAGCACGCTGACTCCTTGGATCGAGAACCTGATCCTGAGCTACGGGAGCCGGGATGAGGCGGGCAGCGGCAGCACCGGCGGCCTTCTGCGGGCTCACGTCATCACCGTGGGTCAGATGACGGAGTCCCAGGCCCGGGACTTCGACGGTCCCACGGGGCTGATCTTCCTGTCGGACGGACTGCTCCAGATTCCCGCCGTGCTCACCGCCTCCGCCTGGGAGCGCCtccaggagctggaggagcggGAGTGCTTCCGCAGCCTCCTCAACACCACCGTGCTCATGCGGGACTACCGGCTGCAGTTCCACATGGACCCGGAAGTGAGCAGGTGCCGGTTCTTCTTGTCGGTGGGCGAGCTGGCCACGCACTCGGCAGGTCCGGTCAGAGACTGCACGCCCTGCTGCACCAGCCTGGAGTCCGTCAGGACGAAGATCTGGAGAACGTGGAGGTCCCTGCTGGGCCAGGACTGCTCGCAGCAGCCGTGTAGCCCGGATGAACTGGACCTGACCGAGCTGCTGGAGGAGTGGCAGCAGGACGTCCTGCAGACGCTGCTGCAGGACGTCAGGGAGAGGCTGGCGGCTCTGCGGAGACCCCAGCCCTCCACCTCTGGCCGCAGCccgtctctgagctgctgccgCTCCGCCGCCGCCACGGGCTGGGACGCGGACCGGGTCCGGTACAGAGGAGAGCCGAGCTTCAGCGTGCCGGCGAGTTGTCTCCTCATCCCGGAGGAAGACGCTCGGCGGCTGGAAGCGGAAACCGGAGGCAGTGGTCAGACTGCGGGGGCGGACGCTTCTTCTGCTGAGCATGCGCAATCGCAGATGCCTGAACCTGCAGTTGGACAGACGGAGCAGGATGCAGGTGGAGGGATGATGTCTGATCCAGGTGGTCCAGTTGGAGGGATGGATCCAGGTGGTTCAGGTGGTCCAG GTGGTCCAGGTGGAGGGATGGATCCAGGTGGTTCAGGTGGTCCAGGTGGTCCAGGTGGAGGGATGATGTCTGACCCAGGTGGAAGGATGGATCCAGGTGGTTCAGGTAGATGGATGGTGTCTGATCCAGGTGGAGGGATGACGTCCGTTCCAGGTGGTCCAGGTGATCCAGGTGGAGGGATGGATCCAGGTGGTCCAGGTGGAGGGATAATGTCTGATCCAGGTGGAAGGATGGATCCAGGTGGTTCAGGTAGATGGATGACGTCCGTTCCAGGTGGTTCAGGGGAGCGCTCTCCTCCTCTGTTGGAGGACGCCGCTCCTCTTCCGGACCTCACCGCCGGCCTCCTCTCCAACCCTTGGGACATGTTCCCCCCTCCGGGCGTCTCCTCCTCGACCTCCGACTCCTCTCCAGAACCCACTCCCACCCTGCCTTGCTCGCAGCCTGACCCCGTTGCCGTGGCGACAAGCACCCAGCTCCCCGTCCAAACCCCCACGGCGCCGGCCTCCTGCTCGACCGGCCCGACCCCACCAGAGCCTCCCGCCTCCGAAGTGACGGAGTCGGCCGTCCTGGAAAACCACGGGAGGCCCAAGAGGAAGCTGTGTGACGTCACGGCGGAGGAGCCGGACCTCCGCGGGAGTCCTCCGTCCTGGCTCCTGGGCTCCCGTAGCGGAGAAAGCTCCGCAAACGAGGACGAAGGCGGTCCGAGCGGATCCGTGCCGAGAAGGACCCCGAGCGTCCACGGCGACGGGACGCCGTTCTCGTACTCATACCGGGTTCTGGGCCAGAACCTGGAGGACGTCAGCCGGTTCGGAGTGGCTACGTCGCTGCTGCACTGGGCTCTGAGGTACCTGTTAACCCCGGAGCCCGCAGAGCATCCTCAGAGCGTCGACTGA
- the LOC105917506 gene encoding collagen alpha-1(III) chain isoform X2 encodes MPPRSTLTPWIENLILSYGSRDEAGSGSTGGLLRAHVITVGQMTESQARDFDGPTGLIFLSDGLLQIPAVLTASAWERLQELEERECFRSLLNTTVLMRDYRLQFHMDPEVSRCRFFLSVGELATHSAGPVRDCTPCCTSLESVRTKIWRTWRSLLGQDCSQQPCSPDELDLTELLEEWQQDVLQTLLQDVRERLAALRRPQPSTSGRSPSLSCCRSAAATGWDADRVRYRGEPSFSVPASCLLIPEEDARRLEAETGGSGQTAGADASSAEHAQSQMPEPAVGQTEQDAGGGMMSDPGGGMMSDPGGPGGGMMSDPGGPGGGMDPGGSGGPGGPGGGMMSDPGGRMDPGGSGRWMVSDPGGGMTSVPGGPGDPGGGMDPGGPGGGIMSDPGGRMDPGGSGRWMTSVPGGSGERSPPLLEDAAPLPDLTAGLLSNPWDMFPPPGVSSSTSDSSPEPTPTLPCSQPDPVAVATSTQLPVQTPTAPASCSTGPTPPEPPASEVTESAVLENHGRPKRKLCDVTAEEPDLRGSPPSWLLGSRSGESSANEDEGGPSGSVPRRTPSVHGDGTPFSYSYRVLGQNLEDVSRFGVATSLLHWALRYLLTPEPAEHPQSVD; translated from the exons atgCCTCCTAGGAGCACGCTGACTCCTTGGATCGAGAACCTGATCCTGAGCTACGGGAGCCGGGATGAGGCGGGCAGCGGCAGCACCGGCGGCCTTCTGCGGGCTCACGTCATCACCGTGGGTCAGATGACGGAGTCCCAGGCCCGGGACTTCGACGGTCCCACGGGGCTGATCTTCCTGTCGGACGGACTGCTCCAGATTCCCGCCGTGCTCACCGCCTCCGCCTGGGAGCGCCtccaggagctggaggagcggGAGTGCTTCCGCAGCCTCCTCAACACCACCGTGCTCATGCGGGACTACCGGCTGCAGTTCCACATGGACCCGGAAGTGAGCAGGTGCCGGTTCTTCTTGTCGGTGGGCGAGCTGGCCACGCACTCGGCAGGTCCGGTCAGAGACTGCACGCCCTGCTGCACCAGCCTGGAGTCCGTCAGGACGAAGATCTGGAGAACGTGGAGGTCCCTGCTGGGCCAGGACTGCTCGCAGCAGCCGTGTAGCCCGGATGAACTGGACCTGACCGAGCTGCTGGAGGAGTGGCAGCAGGACGTCCTGCAGACGCTGCTGCAGGACGTCAGGGAGAGGCTGGCGGCTCTGCGGAGACCCCAGCCCTCCACCTCTGGCCGCAGCccgtctctgagctgctgccgCTCCGCCGCCGCCACGGGCTGGGACGCGGACCGGGTCCGGTACAGAGGAGAGCCGAGCTTCAGCGTGCCGGCGAGTTGTCTCCTCATCCCGGAGGAAGACGCTCGGCGGCTGGAAGCGGAAACCGGAGGCAGTGGTCAGACTGCGGGGGCGGACGCTTCTTCTGCTGAGCATGCGCAATCGCAGATGCCTGAACCTGCAGTTGGACAGACGGAGCAGGATGCAGGTGGAGGGATGATGTCTGATCCAG GTGGAGGAATGATGTCTGATCCAGGTGGTCCAGGTGGAGGAATGATGTCTGATCCAGGTGGTCCAGGTGGAGGGATGGATCCAGGTGGTTCAGGTGGTCCAGGTGGTCCAGGTGGAGGGATGATGTCTGACCCAGGTGGAAGGATGGATCCAGGTGGTTCAGGTAGATGGATGGTGTCTGATCCAGGTGGAGGGATGACGTCCGTTCCAGGTGGTCCAGGTGATCCAGGTGGAGGGATGGATCCAGGTGGTCCAGGTGGAGGGATAATGTCTGATCCAGGTGGAAGGATGGATCCAGGTGGTTCAGGTAGATGGATGACGTCCGTTCCAGGTGGTTCAGGGGAGCGCTCTCCTCCTCTGTTGGAGGACGCCGCTCCTCTTCCGGACCTCACCGCCGGCCTCCTCTCCAACCCTTGGGACATGTTCCCCCCTCCGGGCGTCTCCTCCTCGACCTCCGACTCCTCTCCAGAACCCACTCCCACCCTGCCTTGCTCGCAGCCTGACCCCGTTGCCGTGGCGACAAGCACCCAGCTCCCCGTCCAAACCCCCACGGCGCCGGCCTCCTGCTCGACCGGCCCGACCCCACCAGAGCCTCCCGCCTCCGAAGTGACGGAGTCGGCCGTCCTGGAAAACCACGGGAGGCCCAAGAGGAAGCTGTGTGACGTCACGGCGGAGGAGCCGGACCTCCGCGGGAGTCCTCCGTCCTGGCTCCTGGGCTCCCGTAGCGGAGAAAGCTCCGCAAACGAGGACGAAGGCGGTCCGAGCGGATCCGTGCCGAGAAGGACCCCGAGCGTCCACGGCGACGGGACGCCGTTCTCGTACTCATACCGGGTTCTGGGCCAGAACCTGGAGGACGTCAGCCGGTTCGGAGTGGCTACGTCGCTGCTGCACTGGGCTCTGAGGTACCTGTTAACCCCGGAGCCCGCAGAGCATCCTCAGAGCGTCGACTGA
- the LOC105917506 gene encoding collagen alpha-1(III) chain isoform X1 encodes MPPRSTLTPWIENLILSYGSRDEAGSGSTGGLLRAHVITVGQMTESQARDFDGPTGLIFLSDGLLQIPAVLTASAWERLQELEERECFRSLLNTTVLMRDYRLQFHMDPEVSRCRFFLSVGELATHSAGPVRDCTPCCTSLESVRTKIWRTWRSLLGQDCSQQPCSPDELDLTELLEEWQQDVLQTLLQDVRERLAALRRPQPSTSGRSPSLSCCRSAAATGWDADRVRYRGEPSFSVPASCLLIPEEDARRLEAETGGSGQTAGADASSAEHAQSQMPEPAVGQTEQDAGGGMMSDPGGPGGGMMSDPGGPGGGMMSDPGGPGGGMDPGGSGGPGGPGGGMMSDPGGRMDPGGSGRWMVSDPGGGMTSVPGGPGDPGGGMDPGGPGGGIMSDPGGRMDPGGSGRWMTSVPGGSGERSPPLLEDAAPLPDLTAGLLSNPWDMFPPPGVSSSTSDSSPEPTPTLPCSQPDPVAVATSTQLPVQTPTAPASCSTGPTPPEPPASEVTESAVLENHGRPKRKLCDVTAEEPDLRGSPPSWLLGSRSGESSANEDEGGPSGSVPRRTPSVHGDGTPFSYSYRVLGQNLEDVSRFGVATSLLHWALRYLLTPEPAEHPQSVD; translated from the exons atgCCTCCTAGGAGCACGCTGACTCCTTGGATCGAGAACCTGATCCTGAGCTACGGGAGCCGGGATGAGGCGGGCAGCGGCAGCACCGGCGGCCTTCTGCGGGCTCACGTCATCACCGTGGGTCAGATGACGGAGTCCCAGGCCCGGGACTTCGACGGTCCCACGGGGCTGATCTTCCTGTCGGACGGACTGCTCCAGATTCCCGCCGTGCTCACCGCCTCCGCCTGGGAGCGCCtccaggagctggaggagcggGAGTGCTTCCGCAGCCTCCTCAACACCACCGTGCTCATGCGGGACTACCGGCTGCAGTTCCACATGGACCCGGAAGTGAGCAGGTGCCGGTTCTTCTTGTCGGTGGGCGAGCTGGCCACGCACTCGGCAGGTCCGGTCAGAGACTGCACGCCCTGCTGCACCAGCCTGGAGTCCGTCAGGACGAAGATCTGGAGAACGTGGAGGTCCCTGCTGGGCCAGGACTGCTCGCAGCAGCCGTGTAGCCCGGATGAACTGGACCTGACCGAGCTGCTGGAGGAGTGGCAGCAGGACGTCCTGCAGACGCTGCTGCAGGACGTCAGGGAGAGGCTGGCGGCTCTGCGGAGACCCCAGCCCTCCACCTCTGGCCGCAGCccgtctctgagctgctgccgCTCCGCCGCCGCCACGGGCTGGGACGCGGACCGGGTCCGGTACAGAGGAGAGCCGAGCTTCAGCGTGCCGGCGAGTTGTCTCCTCATCCCGGAGGAAGACGCTCGGCGGCTGGAAGCGGAAACCGGAGGCAGTGGTCAGACTGCGGGGGCGGACGCTTCTTCTGCTGAGCATGCGCAATCGCAGATGCCTGAACCTGCAGTTGGACAGACGGAGCAGGATGCAGGTGGAGGGATGATGTCTGATCCAG GTGGTCCAGGTGGAGGAATGATGTCTGATCCAGGTGGTCCAGGTGGAGGAATGATGTCTGATCCAGGTGGTCCAGGTGGAGGGATGGATCCAGGTGGTTCAGGTGGTCCAGGTGGTCCAGGTGGAGGGATGATGTCTGACCCAGGTGGAAGGATGGATCCAGGTGGTTCAGGTAGATGGATGGTGTCTGATCCAGGTGGAGGGATGACGTCCGTTCCAGGTGGTCCAGGTGATCCAGGTGGAGGGATGGATCCAGGTGGTCCAGGTGGAGGGATAATGTCTGATCCAGGTGGAAGGATGGATCCAGGTGGTTCAGGTAGATGGATGACGTCCGTTCCAGGTGGTTCAGGGGAGCGCTCTCCTCCTCTGTTGGAGGACGCCGCTCCTCTTCCGGACCTCACCGCCGGCCTCCTCTCCAACCCTTGGGACATGTTCCCCCCTCCGGGCGTCTCCTCCTCGACCTCCGACTCCTCTCCAGAACCCACTCCCACCCTGCCTTGCTCGCAGCCTGACCCCGTTGCCGTGGCGACAAGCACCCAGCTCCCCGTCCAAACCCCCACGGCGCCGGCCTCCTGCTCGACCGGCCCGACCCCACCAGAGCCTCCCGCCTCCGAAGTGACGGAGTCGGCCGTCCTGGAAAACCACGGGAGGCCCAAGAGGAAGCTGTGTGACGTCACGGCGGAGGAGCCGGACCTCCGCGGGAGTCCTCCGTCCTGGCTCCTGGGCTCCCGTAGCGGAGAAAGCTCCGCAAACGAGGACGAAGGCGGTCCGAGCGGATCCGTGCCGAGAAGGACCCCGAGCGTCCACGGCGACGGGACGCCGTTCTCGTACTCATACCGGGTTCTGGGCCAGAACCTGGAGGACGTCAGCCGGTTCGGAGTGGCTACGTCGCTGCTGCACTGGGCTCTGAGGTACCTGTTAACCCCGGAGCCCGCAGAGCATCCTCAGAGCGTCGACTGA